From Staphylococcus sp. M0911, a single genomic window includes:
- the lacG gene encoding 6-phospho-beta-galactosidase, whose amino-acid sequence MTKKLPEDFIFGGATAAYQAEGATQTDGKGRVAWDTYLEENYWYTAEPASDFYHRYPVDLELSEKFGVNGIRISIAWSRIFPKGYGDVNPKGVEYYHKLFAECHKRHVEPFVTLHHFDTPEVLHKDGDFLNRKTIDYFVDYAEFCFKEFPEVKYWTTFNEIGPIGDGQYLVGKFPPGITYDFGKVFQSHHNMMVAHAKAVKLFKDGGYNGEIGVVHALPTKYPLDPNNPEDVKAAELEDIIHNKFILDATYLGKYSRETMEGVQHILSVNGGKLDITDEDYQILDAAKDLNDFLGINYYMSDWMKAYDGECLITHNSTGDKGGSKYQLKGVGQREFDVDVPRTDWDWMIYPQGLYDQIMRVVKDYPNYHKIYITENGLGYKDEFIESEKTVHDDARIDYIKQHLNVISDAIADGANVKGYFLWSLMDVFSWSNGYEKRYGLFYVDFDTQERYPKKSAYWYKQLAETREIK is encoded by the coding sequence ATGACTAAAAAATTACCTGAAGATTTTATTTTTGGTGGAGCGACTGCCGCATATCAAGCTGAAGGAGCAACTCAAACGGATGGTAAAGGACGTGTCGCATGGGATACTTATTTAGAAGAAAATTACTGGTATACTGCAGAACCTGCAAGTGATTTTTATCATCGTTATCCAGTAGATTTAGAATTAAGTGAAAAGTTTGGTGTGAATGGTATTCGTATATCTATCGCCTGGTCTAGAATTTTTCCAAAAGGATATGGTGACGTAAATCCTAAAGGCGTTGAATATTACCATAAACTATTTGCCGAATGTCATAAACGCCATGTAGAACCATTTGTAACGTTACATCACTTCGATACACCTGAAGTACTTCATAAAGATGGTGACTTTTTAAATCGTAAAACGATTGACTATTTTGTAGATTATGCAGAATTCTGTTTTAAAGAATTCCCTGAAGTAAAATACTGGACAACATTTAATGAAATTGGTCCTATTGGTGATGGTCAATACTTAGTTGGTAAGTTTCCTCCAGGTATAACATATGACTTTGGAAAAGTATTTCAATCTCATCACAATATGATGGTGGCACATGCCAAAGCAGTAAAGCTATTTAAAGATGGTGGATATAACGGTGAAATTGGCGTTGTACATGCATTACCTACTAAATATCCTTTAGATCCTAATAATCCAGAAGATGTTAAAGCAGCAGAATTAGAAGATATCATTCATAATAAATTTATTTTAGATGCAACATATTTAGGTAAATATTCAAGAGAAACAATGGAAGGTGTTCAACATATACTTTCTGTGAATGGTGGCAAGTTAGATATCACAGATGAAGATTACCAAATTTTAGATGCAGCTAAAGATTTAAATGACTTCCTAGGTATTAACTACTATATGAGTGATTGGATGAAAGCTTACGATGGAGAATGTCTAATTACGCATAACTCAACTGGTGATAAAGGCGGATCAAAATATCAATTAAAAGGTGTCGGACAAAGAGAGTTTGATGTCGATGTTCCAAGAACAGATTGGGATTGGATGATTTACCCACAAGGTTTATATGACCAAATTATGCGTGTTGTCAAAGACTATCCTAATTATCATAAAATCTATATCACTGAAAATGGTTTAGGTTATAAAGATGAATTTATAGAATCTGAAAAAACAGTTCATGATGATGCACGTATTGATTATATTAAACAACATTTAAACGTTATCTCAGATGCAATTGCAGATGGTGCTAATGTTAAGGGTTATTTCTTATGGTCATTAATGGATGTGTTCTCATGGTCAAATGGTTATGAAAAACGATATGGATTATTCTATGTAGATTTTGATACACAAGAACGTTATCCAAAGAAAAGTGCTTATTGGTACAAACAATTAGCTGAAACAAGAGAAATCAAATAA